From Diospyros lotus cultivar Yz01 chromosome 4, ASM1463336v1, whole genome shotgun sequence, a single genomic window includes:
- the LOC127799296 gene encoding uncharacterized protein LOC127799296: MGSSARMIQLEPQLQQKNADNQFNQRRKETSSVIHETCEGFDRMLHEQLQEFAMILIKKYHSSFFAEFFDDYCGSFNPEEFLKMEQSNEKSRWQEIDLLLTFNVEWKKYTGLGGIDKEGDYNNSAGSNNNNSGALVQGVWAKGELKEHTNSFGKVLDEDVPNDNHGSPKLELNDAVNQMTGITRGSKGFLELERSSPTEMEKLEEQITPQDAPTKRLQGNNGEAFDEAREEAKTNLLPLVARAWAEEFGGVLDQKFVENGIALDQENLTKGPSIYTDIGAGILPPILERNIGPLDKLVIK; encoded by the coding sequence ATGGGAAGCAGTGCACGCATGATACAATTGGAACCTCAATTGCAACAGAAGAATGCTGATAATCAGTTCAATCAAAGGCGCAAGGAAACAAGCAGTGTGATACATGAAACGTGCGAGGGGTTCGACCGTATGTTACACGAGCAGCTACAGGAATTTGCAATGATACTGATTAAGAAGTATCACTCCAGCTTTTTCGCTGAATTCTTCGATGATTATTGCGGAAGTTTTAACCCAGAggaattccttaaaatggagcaaTCGAATGAGAAGTCAAGGTGGCAGGAAATCGATTTGCTGCTTACCTTCAATGTGGAGTGGAAGAAGTATACCGGTTTAGGCGGAATTGACAAGGAAGGTGACTATAACAACAGTGCtggcagcaacaacaacaattctGGGGCTTTGGTCCAGGGTGTGTgggcaaaaggagaattaaaagAACACaccaattcctttggaaaagtTCTTGATGAGGATGTTCCAAATGATAATCATGGAAGTCCAAAACTAGAGCTGAATGACGCAGTCAATCAGATGACAGGGATAACAAGAGGCAGCAAGGGGTTTCTGGAATTGGAGAGGAGTTCTCCTACTGAGATGGAGAAGTTAGAAGAACAAATAACACCTCAAGATGCACCTACTAAAAGGTTGCAAGGGAATAATGGGGAAGCATTTGATGAAGCGAGGGAGGAAGCCAAGACCAACTTGTTACCCCTGGTGGCTCGTGCATGGGCCGAAGAATTTGGTGGTGTTCTGGATCAGAAGTTTGTGGAAAATGGAATAGCATTGGATCAGGAAAATCTGACTAAAGGACCATCAATCTATACGGATATTGGTGCTGGAATCCTTCCTCCGATTTTGGAACGAAACATTGGTCCATTGGATAAGCTGGTTATAAAATAG